One Streptomyces sp. RPA4-2 genomic window carries:
- a CDS encoding ester cyclase, which translates to MSIQETVRTGQSVEERNKKTIRRVFDAFVNQGDFSVVDEIYSPDMVDHQPLPGAPEGLEGVRYTIAGLREGFPDLHVTIEDMSAHGDHVVIHNTWRGTHLGDFLGAAPTKQVIEFTGVVVWRLLDNGLIAERWGIGVESNMLAVLGMRRLAPAARTAARAAARRAVTGACALLPLTGGAAEGWRRLQAELAGPRLHAYEASRRRAGILRESFDLRPLDGRDVLVHQIEARDPQAAARRLLTSADPFDHWLREQATAVLGTDPWTRLADSDTTGTGHTWASVTSELAAAD; encoded by the coding sequence GTGTCGATACAAGAGACGGTGCGCACCGGCCAGAGCGTGGAGGAGCGCAACAAGAAGACCATCCGCCGGGTCTTCGACGCCTTCGTCAACCAGGGCGACTTCTCGGTCGTGGACGAGATCTACAGCCCCGACATGGTCGACCACCAGCCGCTGCCCGGAGCCCCCGAAGGACTCGAAGGAGTCCGCTACACCATCGCCGGCCTGCGCGAGGGCTTCCCCGACCTGCACGTGACCATCGAGGACATGAGCGCCCACGGCGACCACGTCGTCATCCACAACACCTGGCGCGGCACCCACCTGGGCGACTTCCTGGGCGCCGCCCCCACCAAGCAGGTCATCGAGTTCACCGGCGTCGTGGTGTGGCGGCTGCTGGACAACGGCCTGATCGCCGAACGCTGGGGCATCGGCGTGGAGTCCAACATGCTGGCCGTGCTCGGCATGCGCCGGCTCGCCCCCGCCGCCCGCACCGCCGCCCGCGCCGCCGCCCGCCGGGCGGTCACCGGCGCCTGCGCCCTGCTGCCCCTGACCGGCGGCGCGGCCGAGGGCTGGCGCCGCCTGCAGGCCGAGCTCGCCGGACCGCGGCTGCACGCCTACGAGGCCTCCCGGCGCCGCGCCGGCATCCTCCGGGAGTCCTTCGACCTGCGCCCCCTCGACGGCCGGGACGTCCTGGTCCACCAGATCGAGGCCCGCGACCCGCAGGCCGCCGCCCGCCGCCTGCTCACCTCCGCCGACCCCTTCGACCACTGGCTGCGCGAACAGGCCACCGCGGTCCTCGGCACCGACCCGTGGACCCGCCTGGCCGATAGCGACACCACCGGCACCGGCCACACCTGGGCCTCCGTCACCAGCGAACTGGCCGCCGCCGACTGA
- a CDS encoding aldo/keto reductase, which produces MRQRTLGSQGPAVSEQGLGCMGMTFAYGPADDQEALRTAHRALELGVTLLDTADFYGPHSNEEFVARVIAGRREGVVVSSKVGNEITEDGTITGRLNNRPDYIRTAIEGTLRRLGTDHLDLYYLHRVDPAVPIEESIGALAELVEAGKVRHLGVCEASAATIRRAHAVHPLAAVQTEYSLSTRDVEVNGVLATVRELGIGFVGYSPLGRGLLTGRIRSLDGLAEHDFRRVAPRFQQGNLDRNLHVVERLQQLAAAKGITAGQLALAWVLAQGDDVVAIPGTKRVPYLQENLAAGDVVLSAHDLTALDEIAPHGSTVGDRYPVGAMATLDG; this is translated from the coding sequence ATGCGGCAACGAACACTCGGCAGCCAGGGGCCGGCGGTCTCCGAACAGGGACTCGGCTGCATGGGCATGACCTTCGCCTACGGCCCCGCCGACGACCAGGAGGCCCTGCGCACCGCGCACCGGGCACTGGAACTGGGCGTCACCCTCCTCGACACCGCCGACTTCTACGGCCCGCACAGCAACGAGGAGTTCGTCGCCCGCGTCATCGCCGGCCGCCGCGAGGGCGTCGTCGTCTCCTCCAAGGTCGGCAACGAGATCACCGAGGACGGCACCATCACCGGCCGCCTCAACAACCGCCCCGACTACATCCGCACCGCCATCGAGGGCACCCTGCGCCGGCTGGGCACCGACCACCTCGACCTGTACTACCTGCACCGCGTCGACCCCGCCGTGCCCATCGAGGAGTCCATCGGCGCCCTGGCCGAACTGGTCGAGGCCGGCAAGGTACGCCACCTCGGCGTCTGCGAGGCGTCCGCCGCCACCATCCGCCGCGCCCACGCCGTACACCCCCTGGCCGCCGTACAGACCGAGTACTCCCTGTCCACCCGCGACGTCGAGGTCAACGGAGTCCTCGCCACCGTCCGTGAACTGGGCATCGGCTTCGTCGGCTACAGCCCGCTGGGCCGCGGCCTGCTCACCGGCCGCATCCGCAGCCTCGACGGCCTGGCCGAACACGACTTCCGCCGCGTCGCACCCCGCTTCCAGCAGGGCAACCTCGACCGGAACCTGCACGTCGTCGAACGGCTGCAGCAACTGGCCGCGGCCAAGGGCATCACCGCCGGGCAGCTCGCCCTGGCCTGGGTGCTCGCCCAGGGCGACGACGTGGTCGCCATCCCCGGCACCAAACGCGTCCCGTACCTCCAGGAGAACCTCGCCGCCGGCGACGTGGTCCTGAGTGCGCACGACCTCACGGCGCTCGACGAGATCGCCCCCCACGGCTCCACGGTGGGGGACCGCTATCCCGTCGGCGCCATGGCCACGCTCGACGGCTGA